The following proteins are encoded in a genomic region of Anticarsia gemmatalis isolate Benzon Research Colony breed Stoneville strain chromosome 17, ilAntGemm2 primary, whole genome shotgun sequence:
- the LOC142979852 gene encoding uncharacterized protein LOC142979852 isoform X1 — MPSDGETPTRELAELVQHCETQDWELIIAADCNAHHPLWGSKDTNKRDITLATHAAANLIAGWHVSNEPSLADHRRVCFQIQHKQKDPDLYRNPRKTDISRLVKCIVNTTEDTLKLTIHLNFSKNLITASSVLLKCRMFIWASQHTM; from the exons ATGCCGAGCGACGGCGAAACTCCAACAAGAGAACTGGCCGAACTTGTACAACACTGCGAAACACAAGACTGGGAGCTGATCATCGCTGCAGACTgtaatgcacaccatcctctgtGGGGAAGTAAGGATACCAACAAAAGAG acatcaccttggcaacacacgcggctgcaaatctgattgcgggctggcacgtatcaaacgagccatcactggcagaccaccgccgcgtgtgctttcaaattcaacacaagcaaaaagaccctgacctatatcgcaacccccgaaaaacagatatatcaag GCTTGTCAAATGCATCGTGAATACTACAGAGGATACCCTAAAGCTTACCATCCACTTAAATTTTTCCAAGAATCTGATTACAGCTTCCAGTGTCCTCCTGAAATGTCGAA TGTTTATTTGGGCTTCCCAGCATACCATGTGA
- the LOC142979852 gene encoding uncharacterized protein LOC142979852 isoform X2 codes for MHTILCGEVRIPTKEACQMHREYYRGYPKAYHPLKFFQESDYSFQCPPEMSNVYLGFPAYHVKYKQPVGLPATIDRTSFMPQLPTRCLKARYGQTAKAYMR; via the exons atgcacaccatcctctgtGGGGAAGTAAGGATACCAACAAAAGAG GCTTGTCAAATGCATCGTGAATACTACAGAGGATACCCTAAAGCTTACCATCCACTTAAATTTTTCCAAGAATCTGATTACAGCTTCCAGTGTCCTCCTGAAATGTCGAA TGTTTATTTGGGCTTCCCAGCATACCATGTGAAATACAAGCAGCCCGTGGGATTGCCAGCGACAATAGATCGAACTTCATTCATGCCTCAGCTGCCAACGAGATGCTTGAAAGCACGTTACGGCCAAACAGCAAAAGCATACATGcgttaa
- the LOC142979855 gene encoding uncharacterized protein LOC142979855 produces MDDILFVDNGRQDVIETFYEAAQRHRDYYRGYPKAYHPLVYFRDPEYMYQCPAEMTQTYLRFPMFHVKYKQPVVLPNNIGRTTTFPALPDRTLAARHNKAACKAFVR; encoded by the exons atggatgatattttattcgttgataATGGCAGACAAGACGTAATTGAAACGTTTTATGAA GCAGCTCAACGGCATAGGGATTACTACCGAGGTTACCCAAAGGCTTACCATCCTTTAGTATACTTCAGGGACCCTGAATACATGTATCAATGCCCTGCAGAGATGACTCA gACATATCTGCGTTTCCCTATGTTCCACGTGAAGTACAAGCAGCCAGTGGTACTACCGAACAACATCGGTCGCACGACCACGTTCCCAGCGCTGCCTGACCGCACGCTCGCCGCTAGGCACAATAAAGCGGCTTGCAAAGCGTTTGTGCGATGA
- the LOC142979850 gene encoding calcium and integrin-binding protein 1-like: MGCQQSYPGLTEDIIEDYASLTYLNKGEILHLMKKFYSIDPEKIQNNYHHRFNKEEITNRFPVIKNNPFQDRIFSVFSSMNDDCFSFEDLLDLCSAMSSECPPEVKAAWAFKIFDLDGDNQITAKDISQIVDRLTWNPYQRDHYIDRESKMKISKVILQEINLDNSGSIGLNEFKLIMSRIPEFASSFYFRL, translated from the exons atggggTGTCAGCAGTCGTATCCAGGATTAACCGAAGATATTATAGAGGATTATGCCAGTTTAACATATTTGAACAAAGGCGAAATACTTCA CTTGATGAAGAAGTTCTACTCAAtagatcccgaaaaaatacaaaataactatcACCATCGATttaataaagaagaaataaCGAACAGATTTCCAGTTATAAAG AATAATCCATTTCAAGACCGTATATTCAGCGTATTTTCCTCCATGAATGACGATTGCTTCTCGTTCGAAGATCTGCTCGACCTTTGTTCTGCTATGAGCTCTGAATGCCCACCTGAGGTCAAGGCGGCTTGGgctttcaaaatatttg ATTTGGACGGTGACAATCAAATAACAGCAAAAGATATTAGCCAGATAGTTGACCGATTGACATGGAACCCTTATCAACGTGATCACTACATCGACCGAGAGTCAAAGATGAAGATCTCTAAAGTT ATTTTACAAGAAATTAATCTGGACAACAGCGGTAGTATCGGATTGAATGAATTTAAACTTATCATGTCAAGAATTCCTGAGTTTGCGTCATCATTTTATTTCAGATtgtaa
- the mi gene encoding cyclin E-interacting protein minus isoform X2, which produces MESFEDSNCHSMSDSFSLYERYLRSFNVVDPLLQESVNGAQNEPPNIINCDSESSHSGGNIELSIVTSNVINKHTEAEHSLLNQVVREHISDKGSSLDTDCVKLHSPCTPLAASLLENSSATVERSLINEKSNPIDVLISSEESKTETFKHPVFITPTMENSNNAVDSVPMFRAVRPTESVFKLPISELSFNGTLKHVQRMKPIVDPITALSSSTGLVSLEDKQGEECSRPFASCSSSSSSSSSSSHMTEGSSSEARASDTSDNSDRVEKASESTGDSQYEECKKDNQVANDDGNTAKWNSEQSYSSLEASFDSGVRSPDMFSEEDEDTTPEPEPFWSFLKDYEAYDKRKMRKTEETLQGVLPPPSVTIIKTDVTEMLKKYYCHLPLFNEDAKVDPPEVNTTPTKRVSFVEIPEKSNESKDNEDVGEARSSILNENSELDTSANDRSIHLKMNSEIEAAETLWPDVIKCRFYDVYYNVTKYSEKLELLALRYGERYVGAETDTSVNIYSGGMQSPSSASKRKAMRLKMAQAKSPGRRLSHLARRRQAFASAATIGEKAQTSTTKMVLIDKKKLINSSERKSPRTRRTPGKKTPTRKTPGKKTPAKTPKTRSGGSSKKKAMRRLLMDSDQMTRSQPTRETLKRALFISPDHRRPIPTAPSSSVPAQAMKSKRALFGSPVRTAETKSMDGTQSDQFLKRKRDMFDDEPDNNRHKIAKSLSFGGDTIGGSQSLSFARRNSEAFGTKSSTELNEHHKKKLLWAVSEALRVHGWRMSSPGFREKAAALARLTRRLLALPPHAAKLAAPKLSTSETMLKIARQYVFAIIQGRTVDECYQEEQLKIANEANTKLTGYISANAYQQLRARQNVPSTFTSQIKENTCSSGIKQEQPKSNSKNILQDKLVNIDSNSNSSSGMSMLDRSSLGLFKSNSMPSFEEAAKMRARRQISFDNVDFPKR; this is translated from the exons ATGGAATCCTTTGAAGACTCAAATTGTCACTCGATGAGCGATAGTTTTTCTTTGTACGAGCGTTATTTGAGAAGCTTCAATGTGGTAGATCCTCTTCTTCAGGAGAGTGTGAACGGGGCACAAAATGAACCCCCGAACATAATAAATTGCGATTCCGAAAGTTCACACAGTGGAGGTAATATCGAGCTGTCTATCGTAACAtccaatgttataaataaacatactgaAGCTGAGCATAGTTTGTTAAACCAAGTCGTCCGTGAACATATAAGTGATAAGGGGTCTAGTTTAGATACAGATTGTGTTAAATTGCACTCTCCTTGTACACCACTCGCGGCATCATTACTTGAAAACTCCTCGGCGACGGTCGAGCGGAGTCTCATCAACGAGAAATCTAACCCTATTGACGTGCTCATATCTTCCGAGGAGTCAAAAACAGAGACTTTTAAACATCCTGTATTTATTACGCCTACGATGGAAAACAGTAACAATGCAGTGGACAGCGTGCCGATGTTCCGTGCAGTGAGACCCACAGAGAGCGTGTTCAAGTTACCGATCAGCGAGCTGTCGTTCAATGGCACGTTGAAACATGTTCAAAGAATGAAACCTATTGTTGATCCAATAACTGCATTGAGTTCCAGTACTGGATTAGTGAGTTTAGAAGACAAACAAGGTGAAGAATGTAGCAGACCATTTGCAAGCTGTAGTAGCAGCAGTAGCAGTAGTAGCAGTAGCAGCCATATGACAGAGGGTAGTTCAAGTGAAGCGAGAGCTAGTGACACATCAGATAATAGTGACAGAGTAGAGAAAGCCTCAGAGAGTACTGGTGACTCTCAGTATGAGGAATGTAAGAAGGACAATCAAGTAGCTAATGATGATGGCAACACAGCTAAATGGAACTCTGAACAGAGCTACTCCTCCCTAGAGGCTTCATTTGACAGTGGAGTGAGATCTCCAGACATGTTTTCTGAAGAAGACGAGGATACCACACCTGAGCCAGAACCATTTTGGAGTTTTCTTAAGGATTATGAAGCATATGATAAGAGAAAAATGAGAAAAACTGAA GAAACCCTTCAAGGAGTACTACCACCACCATCAGTGACCATCATAAAAACCGATGTGACGGAGATGCTCAAGAAATACTACTGTCATCTCCCACTATTCAACGAGGATGCTAAAGTTGACCCCCCTGAAGTGAACACTACGCCAACCAAAAGAGTTTCCTTTGTAGAAATACCAGAGAAAAGTAATGAATCAAAAGATAATGAAGATGTAGGGGAAGCAAGGAGTTCTATATTGAATGAGAACTCGGAACTAGATACTAGTGCAAACGATAGGAGTATACACTTGAAGATGAACAGTGAAATAGAGGCAGCGGAGACTTTGTGGCCTGATGTGATAAAGTGCCGATTTTATGATGTGTA tTACAATGTGACGAAGTATTCAGAGAAGTTAGAATTACTGGCACTGCGTTATGGAGAGAGATATGTTGGAGCCGAGACTGATACTAGTGTTAACATTTACTCTGGCGGCATGCAGTCGCCCAGCAGTGCTAGCAAACGGAAAGCAATGAGGCTGAA GATGGCCCAAGCGAAGTCCCCTGGAAGACGCCTGTCCCACCTGGCGCGTCGTCGGCAAGCATTCGCGAGTGCGGCCACAATCGGCGAGAAAGCACAAACTTCTACCACAAAGATGGTGCTCATTGATAAAAA AAAACTCATCAATTCATCGGAACGAAAGAGTCCACGCACGAGACGTACACCGGGCAAGAAAACACCAACACGCAAGACGCCAGGCAAGAAGACTCCCGCCAAGACTCCCAAGACCAGAAGCGGAGGTTCCAGCAAGAAAAAAGCCATGAGAAGATTACTAATGGATTCTGATCAAATGACAAGATCACAACCTACTCGAGAAACTCTAAAAAGAGCTCTTTTCATCAGTCCCGATCACAGAAGACCTATACCTACAGCTCCGTCTTCATCTGTGCCGGCACAAGCCATGAAATCCAAGCGAGCTTTGTTCGGATCACCCGTCCGAACGGCCGAGACCAAGAGTATGGACGGCACACAAAGTGACCAGTTCTTGAAGAGGAAACGCGACATGTTCGACGACGAGCCGGACAACAATAGACACAAAATAGCTAAAAGTTTGTCCTTCGGAGGCGACACGATAGGAGGCTCGCAGTCTCTTTCGTTCGCTCGGCGAAATTCAGAAGCATTTGGAACTAAAAGCTCGACTGAATTAAACGAACACCATAAAAAG AAGCTGCTGTGGGCGGTGTCGGAGGCGCTGCGCGTGCACGGCTGGCGCATGTCGTCGCCCGGCTTCCGCGAGAAGGCGGCGGCGCTGGCCCGCCTCACGCGCCGCCTGCTGGCGCtgccgccgcacgccgccaAGCTCGCCGCGCCCAAGCTCTCCACCTCCGAGACTATGCTCAA AATCGCCCGACAGTACGTGTTCGCGATCATCCAGGGTCGTACAGTAGACGAGTGTTACCAGGAAGAACAGCTGAAGATCGCAAACGAAGCCAACACCAAGTTGACGGGATACATATCGGCTAATGCTTACCAACAGTTGCGCGCGCGCCAAAACGTACCTAGCACGTTCACCTCACAGATCAAAGAGAACACGTGCAGTAGCGGAATTAAGCAGGAACAACCTAAGAGCAACTCCAAGAATATCCTACAGGACAAATTAGTGAATATAGATAGTAATTCCAATAGCAGTAGCGGAATGAGCATGCTGGACAGATCCAGTCTTGGCTTATTCAAGTCCAATTCCATGCCCTCGTTCGAAGAAGCAGCTAAAATGAGAGCTCGACGGCAAATTAGTTTCGACAATGTTGATTTTCCTAAAAGGTGA
- the mi gene encoding cyclin E-interacting protein minus isoform X1 produces the protein MESFEDSNCHSMSDSFSLYERYLRSFNVVDPLLQESVNGAQNEPPNIINCDSESSHSGGNIELSIVTSNVINKHTEAEHSLLNQVVREHISDKGSSLDTDCVKLHSPCTPLAASLLENSSATVERSLINEKSNPIDVLISSEESKTETFKHPVFITPTMENSNNAVDSVPMFRAVRPTESVFKLPISELSFNGTLKHVQRMKPIVDPITALSSSTGLVSLEDKQGEECSRPFASCSSSSSSSSSSSHMTEGSSSEARASDTSDNSDRVEKASESTGDSQYEECKKDNQVANDDGNTAKWNSEQSYSSLEASFDSGVRSPDMFSEEDEDTTPEPEPFWSFLKDYEAYDKRKMRKTEETLQGVLPPPSVTIIKTDVTEMLKKYYCHLPLFNEDAKVDPPEVNTTPTKRVSFVEIPEKSNESKDNEDVGEARSSILNENSELDTSANDRSIHLKMNSEIEAAETLWPDVIKCRFYDVYYNVTKYSEKLELLALRYGERYVGAETDTSVNIYSGGMQSPSSASKRKAMRLKMAQAKSPGRRLSHLARRRQAFASAATIGEKAQTSTTKMVLIDKNFFPHRKLINSSERKSPRTRRTPGKKTPTRKTPGKKTPAKTPKTRSGGSSKKKAMRRLLMDSDQMTRSQPTRETLKRALFISPDHRRPIPTAPSSSVPAQAMKSKRALFGSPVRTAETKSMDGTQSDQFLKRKRDMFDDEPDNNRHKIAKSLSFGGDTIGGSQSLSFARRNSEAFGTKSSTELNEHHKKKLLWAVSEALRVHGWRMSSPGFREKAAALARLTRRLLALPPHAAKLAAPKLSTSETMLKIARQYVFAIIQGRTVDECYQEEQLKIANEANTKLTGYISANAYQQLRARQNVPSTFTSQIKENTCSSGIKQEQPKSNSKNILQDKLVNIDSNSNSSSGMSMLDRSSLGLFKSNSMPSFEEAAKMRARRQISFDNVDFPKR, from the exons ATGGAATCCTTTGAAGACTCAAATTGTCACTCGATGAGCGATAGTTTTTCTTTGTACGAGCGTTATTTGAGAAGCTTCAATGTGGTAGATCCTCTTCTTCAGGAGAGTGTGAACGGGGCACAAAATGAACCCCCGAACATAATAAATTGCGATTCCGAAAGTTCACACAGTGGAGGTAATATCGAGCTGTCTATCGTAACAtccaatgttataaataaacatactgaAGCTGAGCATAGTTTGTTAAACCAAGTCGTCCGTGAACATATAAGTGATAAGGGGTCTAGTTTAGATACAGATTGTGTTAAATTGCACTCTCCTTGTACACCACTCGCGGCATCATTACTTGAAAACTCCTCGGCGACGGTCGAGCGGAGTCTCATCAACGAGAAATCTAACCCTATTGACGTGCTCATATCTTCCGAGGAGTCAAAAACAGAGACTTTTAAACATCCTGTATTTATTACGCCTACGATGGAAAACAGTAACAATGCAGTGGACAGCGTGCCGATGTTCCGTGCAGTGAGACCCACAGAGAGCGTGTTCAAGTTACCGATCAGCGAGCTGTCGTTCAATGGCACGTTGAAACATGTTCAAAGAATGAAACCTATTGTTGATCCAATAACTGCATTGAGTTCCAGTACTGGATTAGTGAGTTTAGAAGACAAACAAGGTGAAGAATGTAGCAGACCATTTGCAAGCTGTAGTAGCAGCAGTAGCAGTAGTAGCAGTAGCAGCCATATGACAGAGGGTAGTTCAAGTGAAGCGAGAGCTAGTGACACATCAGATAATAGTGACAGAGTAGAGAAAGCCTCAGAGAGTACTGGTGACTCTCAGTATGAGGAATGTAAGAAGGACAATCAAGTAGCTAATGATGATGGCAACACAGCTAAATGGAACTCTGAACAGAGCTACTCCTCCCTAGAGGCTTCATTTGACAGTGGAGTGAGATCTCCAGACATGTTTTCTGAAGAAGACGAGGATACCACACCTGAGCCAGAACCATTTTGGAGTTTTCTTAAGGATTATGAAGCATATGATAAGAGAAAAATGAGAAAAACTGAA GAAACCCTTCAAGGAGTACTACCACCACCATCAGTGACCATCATAAAAACCGATGTGACGGAGATGCTCAAGAAATACTACTGTCATCTCCCACTATTCAACGAGGATGCTAAAGTTGACCCCCCTGAAGTGAACACTACGCCAACCAAAAGAGTTTCCTTTGTAGAAATACCAGAGAAAAGTAATGAATCAAAAGATAATGAAGATGTAGGGGAAGCAAGGAGTTCTATATTGAATGAGAACTCGGAACTAGATACTAGTGCAAACGATAGGAGTATACACTTGAAGATGAACAGTGAAATAGAGGCAGCGGAGACTTTGTGGCCTGATGTGATAAAGTGCCGATTTTATGATGTGTA tTACAATGTGACGAAGTATTCAGAGAAGTTAGAATTACTGGCACTGCGTTATGGAGAGAGATATGTTGGAGCCGAGACTGATACTAGTGTTAACATTTACTCTGGCGGCATGCAGTCGCCCAGCAGTGCTAGCAAACGGAAAGCAATGAGGCTGAA GATGGCCCAAGCGAAGTCCCCTGGAAGACGCCTGTCCCACCTGGCGCGTCGTCGGCAAGCATTCGCGAGTGCGGCCACAATCGGCGAGAAAGCACAAACTTCTACCACAAAGATGGTGCTCATTGATAAAAA TTTCTTCCCACACAGAAAACTCATCAATTCATCGGAACGAAAGAGTCCACGCACGAGACGTACACCGGGCAAGAAAACACCAACACGCAAGACGCCAGGCAAGAAGACTCCCGCCAAGACTCCCAAGACCAGAAGCGGAGGTTCCAGCAAGAAAAAAGCCATGAGAAGATTACTAATGGATTCTGATCAAATGACAAGATCACAACCTACTCGAGAAACTCTAAAAAGAGCTCTTTTCATCAGTCCCGATCACAGAAGACCTATACCTACAGCTCCGTCTTCATCTGTGCCGGCACAAGCCATGAAATCCAAGCGAGCTTTGTTCGGATCACCCGTCCGAACGGCCGAGACCAAGAGTATGGACGGCACACAAAGTGACCAGTTCTTGAAGAGGAAACGCGACATGTTCGACGACGAGCCGGACAACAATAGACACAAAATAGCTAAAAGTTTGTCCTTCGGAGGCGACACGATAGGAGGCTCGCAGTCTCTTTCGTTCGCTCGGCGAAATTCAGAAGCATTTGGAACTAAAAGCTCGACTGAATTAAACGAACACCATAAAAAG AAGCTGCTGTGGGCGGTGTCGGAGGCGCTGCGCGTGCACGGCTGGCGCATGTCGTCGCCCGGCTTCCGCGAGAAGGCGGCGGCGCTGGCCCGCCTCACGCGCCGCCTGCTGGCGCtgccgccgcacgccgccaAGCTCGCCGCGCCCAAGCTCTCCACCTCCGAGACTATGCTCAA AATCGCCCGACAGTACGTGTTCGCGATCATCCAGGGTCGTACAGTAGACGAGTGTTACCAGGAAGAACAGCTGAAGATCGCAAACGAAGCCAACACCAAGTTGACGGGATACATATCGGCTAATGCTTACCAACAGTTGCGCGCGCGCCAAAACGTACCTAGCACGTTCACCTCACAGATCAAAGAGAACACGTGCAGTAGCGGAATTAAGCAGGAACAACCTAAGAGCAACTCCAAGAATATCCTACAGGACAAATTAGTGAATATAGATAGTAATTCCAATAGCAGTAGCGGAATGAGCATGCTGGACAGATCCAGTCTTGGCTTATTCAAGTCCAATTCCATGCCCTCGTTCGAAGAAGCAGCTAAAATGAGAGCTCGACGGCAAATTAGTTTCGACAATGTTGATTTTCCTAAAAGGTGA